One Pempheris klunzingeri isolate RE-2024b chromosome 22, fPemKlu1.hap1, whole genome shotgun sequence DNA segment encodes these proteins:
- the gcc1 gene encoding GRIP and coiled-coil domain-containing protein 1, producing the protein MEKFGMSFGGGPSRKDLLDTVESQKKQLVQYQTRFRDVVRAYKSLLKEKEALEASLKVLTVTQEVDLIQQGQDAAAPALDLPEDGSSLHSEDSVDTAASVDTPSETTRGDQSEDEPLRSDADSSSVGAEQQQATPLPGVEADRRVAQLKSQLSTLTGALATVTQEKSRMEASFQADKRQLKQDLEELQDRLVAVTTQQEAELRGVQQQLAESRARIITQQHEREQEQGDHAQQLRELQRILQQERDLRQDAELRLQDANATLLLTSQAADRGAESEAHLSQVREERDELRRRLQAAEEDQKKPDPRVDELQRELTALKNQFQQQVHLETRKACDSDERARERAQAAEARVAGLEQRVSELSELLGSCEKTRQRDQSTAQRLRDRILQLDTENKTLAMAASSRMSGELGVDEAQLDVGALKEKLEKVKKLLLLAAQKNPDQNILSAAEAGEGDDRASALVYQQELRQLKDEFERYKLRAQVVLKNKNVKDGCQARELEEVRDQLAELKEKYITLRIQSDEAEARHRRQLEERQQQVAALQQTHRQDLERTEALHRDDLLRLEAELHKQRERTMALLDEKDQELDRLRAAALSHGADGAISTADNESESSLDGEGDSIGQALRRASPSEPTLLLYAEQLARKEVEAGGLRRQKHRLEEDVHQLQAKLIANGERHDEEVSELRGRLDKLLRDQSREGANMEYLKNVIYKFLTLQDASGRQQTLTAILTILHFSPQEKHSVMRLQGATWWATAKR; encoded by the exons ATGGAGAAGTTTGGGATGAGTTTCGGGGGCGGCCCAAGCAGGAAGGATCTGCTGGACACCGTCGAGTCCCAGAAGAAGCAGCTGGTCCAGTACCAGACCCGCTTCAGGGACGTGGTCCGGGCCTACAAGAGCCtcctgaaggagaaggaggcgCTGGAGGCCAGTCTGAAGGTCCTGACGGTGACCCAGGAGGTGGACCTGATCCAGCAGGGCCAGGACGCCGCAGCCCCCGCCTTGGATCTCCCAGAAGACGGCAGCTCATTGCACAGCGAGGACAGCGTGGACACGGCGGCGTCCGTGGACACGCCCAGTGAGACCACCAGAGGGGACCAGAGCGAGGACGAG cccctgcgATCCGACGCAGACAGCAGCAGCGTgggggcagagcagcagcaagcCACGCCCCTCCCCGGTGTGGAGGCAGACCGCCGGGTCGCCCAGCTGAAGAgccaactgagcacgctcaccGGCGCCCTGGCCACGGTGACGCAGGAGAAGTCTCGTATGGAGGCGAGCTTCCAGGCCGACAAGCGGCAGCTGAAGCAGGatctggaggagctgcaggaccGCCTGGTCGCAGTGACGACGCAGCAGGAGGCGGAGCTGCGcggtgtgcagcagcagctggcgGAGAGCCGCGCTCGCATCATCACGCAGCAGCACgagagggagcaggagcagggagACCACGCCCAGCAGCtgagggagctgcagaggaTCCTGCAGCAGGAACGAGACCTGCGGCAGGATGCCGAGCTCCGCCTCCAGGACGCCAACGCCACACTCCTCCTGACATCACAGGCCGCGGACCGGGGGGCGGAGTCTGAGGCCCACCTGAGCCAggtgagggaggaaagagatGAGCTGAGAAGGAGGCTGCAGGCCGCAGAGGAAGACCAGAAGAAACCGGATCCCAGAGTGGACGAACTGCAGAGAGAGCTGACAGCGCTGAAAAACCAGTTCCAGCAGCAGGTCCACCTCGAGACCAGGAAG GCGTGTGACTCGGACGAGCGTGCCCGTGAGCGCGCTCAGGCAGCGGAGGCCCGGGTTGCTGGTCTGGAGCAGCGCGTCTCAGAGCTGTCGGAGCTGCTCGGGTCCTGTGAGAAGACCCGGCAGAGGGACCAGTCGACGGCCCAGAGGCTCCGGGACCGGATCCTGCAGCTGGACACAGAGAACAAAACGCTCGCCATGGCCGCCTCCAGCAGGATGAGCGGCGAGCTCGGCGTTGACGAGGCGCAGCTGGACGTGGGTGCGCTCaaggagaagctggagaaggtgaagaagctgctgctgctggcggcCCAGAAGAACCCGGACCAGAACATCCTGAGCGCGGCCGAGGCTGGCGAAGGTGACGACCGGGCCTCGGCGCTGGTCTACCAGCAGGAGCTGCGGCAGCTGAAAGATGAGTTTGAGCGCTACAAGCTGCGGGCGCAGGTGGTTCTGAAGAACAAGAATGTCAAAGATGGCTGCCAGGCccgggagctggaggaggtccGCGAccagctggctgagctcaaggaGAAGTACATCACCCTGCGCATCCAGAGCGACGAGGCCGAGGCCCGCCACCGCCGGCAGCTGGAGGagcggcagcagcaggtggcagcgctgcagcagacccacagacagGATTTAGAGCGCACGGAGGCGCTGCACCGCGACGACCTCTTGCGTCTGGAGGCGGAGCTACACAAGCAGCGAGAGCGGACCATGGCGCTGCTGGATGAGAAGGACCAGGAGCTGGACAGGCTGCGGGCCGCGGCGCTCAGCCACGGCGCCGACGGCGCCATCAGTACGGCCGACAATGAGAGCGAGTCCAGCCTGGATGGCGAGGGCGACTCCATTGGCCAGGCACTGCGGCGGGCGTCACCCAGCGAGCCCACGCTGCTGCTGTACGCCGAGCAGCTCGCCAGGAAGGAGGTGGAGGCGGGCGGCCTGCGGCGGCAGAAGCACCGGCTGGAGGAGGATGTGCACCAGCTGCAGGCCAAGCTCATCGCCAACGGAGAGCGGCACGACGAGGAGGTGTCGGAGCTGCGAGGACGACTTGACAAGCTGCTGCGGGACCAGAGCAGAGAGGGCGCCAACATGGAGTACCTGAAGAACGTCATCTACAAGTTCCTGACGCTGCAGGACGCCAGCGGCAGGCAGCAGACGCTCACCGCCATCCTGACCATCCTGCACTTCAGCCCGCAGGAGAAACACAGCGTCATGAGGCTGCAGGGCGCCACCTGGTGGGCCACCGCCAAGAGATAA
- the dennd6b gene encoding protein DENND6B, which translates to MDPFDRSGSPRHEGEAADSRCPWARFSSWFECVCVVTFDLELGQAIELVYPQDVKLTEKEKTSICYLSFPDSYSGCLGDTQFSFRLRQSVGRRAPRGREDVYNRDAPVTLQTEASHFFGYVYFRQVKDASVKRGYFQKSLVLVSRLPYTHLFHSLLQIVAPEFFEKLEPCLEAVCNEIDQWPLPIPGLTLNLPVMGVVLQVRIPSKTDKPGGSPVRAAAREDVLPAPTVLPTIHELDLFRCFQSVLVHLQMLWELMLLGEPLVVMASSPTVSSETVLALVSSISPLKFCCDFRPYFTIHDSEFREYTTRTQAPPNVLLGVTNPFFIKTFQNWPHVVRLGETKMAGDLPKQVKVKKLSKLKTLDTKPGIYTGYKTFLHKDKILIKRLLKGIQRKRPSEVQSAILRRHLLELTQSFIIPLERYMASLMPLQRSVTPWKTPPQIRPFSQDEFMATLDHTGPQLTSVLKGDWMGLYRKFFRSPNFDGWYRHRHREMTQKLESLHLEVICDADLTAWTRERSEVEVVDLVLKLREKLIKARRQQLQLRFGVLDQLDAFIVSVIGSLPRDLQAVLHTHTHTHTNTH; encoded by the exons ATGGACCCGTTTGACCGCTCCGGTTCCCCCCGACATGAGGGGGAGGCGGCGGACAGCCGGTGTCCGTGGGCCCGCTTCTCCTCCTGGTTCGAGTGCGTGTGTGTCGTCACCTTCGACCTGGAGCTCGGACAAGCCATAGAG ctggtGTATCCTCAGGATGTGAAACTCACAGAGAAGGAG AAAACCAGCATCTGCTACCTGTCCTTCCCTGACTCGTACTCAG GATGCCTTGGGGACACTCAGTTCAGCTTCAGGCTGCGTCAGTCGGTGGGTCGCAGAGCGCCGAGGGGCAGAGAGGACGTCTACAACCGAGACGCCCCTGTCACCCTGCAG ACCGAAGCGTCGCATTTCTTTGGTTACGTTTATTTCAGACAAGTGAAGGACGCGTCTGTGAAGAGAGGATACTTCCAGAAG TCCCTGGTGCTGGTGTCCAGGTTGCCCTACACTCACCTGTTCCACTCGCTGCTGCAGATCGTCGCCCCGGAGTTCTTCGAGAAGCTGGAGCCCTGCCTGGAAGCAG TGTGCAACGAGATCGACCAATGGCCTTTGCCCATACCTGGACTGACCCTCAACCTGCCTGTGATGGGCGTGGTCTTACAG GTCCGTATTCCGTCTAAAACGGACAAACCAGGAGGAAGTCCAGTCAGAGCGGCAGCCAGAGAg GACGTCCTGCCGGCTCCCACCGTGCTGCCCACCATCCACGAACTGGACCTGTTCAG GTGTTTCCAGTCCGTCCTCGTCCACCTGCAGATGCTCTGGGAGCTCATGTTGCTCGGGGAACCGCTGGTTGTCATGGCGTCGTCTCCCACCGTCTCCTCGGAGACCGTGCTGGCTCTGGTCAG CTCCATCAGTCCGCTGAAGTTCTGCTGCGACTTTCGTCCATATTTCACCATCCATGACAGCGAGTTCAGAGAGTACACGACCAGGACGCAGGCCCC ACCTAACGTGCTTCTGGGCGTCACCAATCCGTTCTTCATTAAAACTTTTCAGAATTGGCCTCATGTGGTCAGACTGGgagaaaccaagatggcgg GTGATCTACCCAAACAAGTGAAGGTGAAGAAACTGTCAAAACTGAAGACACTGGACACCAAACCAG GAATCTACACGGGATACAAGACGTTCCTGCACAAAGACAAGATCCTGATCAAAAGACTGCTGAAG gGCATTCAGAGGAAGCGGCCGTCGGAGGTCCAGAGCGCCATCTTGAGGAGACATCTGTTAGAACTCACTCAGAGCTTCATCATCCCCCTG GAGCGGTACATGGCGAGCCTGATGCCTCTGCAGAGATCGGTGACGCCATGGaag acccCCCCTCAGATTCGGCCCTTTAGTCAGGACGAGTTCATGGCCACTCTGGACCACACCGGCCCGCAGCTCACCTCCGTGCTCAAAGGTGATTGGATGGGACTGTACAG GAAGTTCTTCAGGTCTCCAAACTTTGACGGCTGGTACCGCCACCGCCATCGAGAGATGACGCAGAAACTAGAGAGTCTTCACCTGGAGGTCATCTGTGACGCC GACCTGACGGCGTGGACCCGGGAGCGGTCTGAGGTGGAGGTTGTGGATCTGGTGCTGAAGCTCCGAGAGAAGCTG ATTAAAGCTCGacggcagcagctgcagctcagattcggcgttctggaccaactggacgCTTTTATAGTGTCCGTCATCGGATCGCTGCCCCGAGACCTGCAGGCcgtcctccacacacacacacacacacacactaacacacactaa
- the LOC139221773 gene encoding LOW QUALITY PROTEIN: uncharacterized protein (The sequence of the model RefSeq protein was modified relative to this genomic sequence to represent the inferred CDS: deleted 1 base in 1 codon), with protein sequence MVTRVQVHVYSPRVYSPRVYSPRVYSPRVTSTCYSPRVYSPRVTVHVYSPRVYSPRVYSPRVTVHVFIVHVLHPRVYSPRVYSPRVYSPRYSPRVYSPRVYSPRVQSTCYSPRVYSPRVYSPHVYSPHVYRPCVYRPWV encoded by the exons ATGGTCACACGTGTTCAAG TCCAcgtttacagtccacgtgtttacagtccacgtgtttacagtccacgtgtttacagtccacgtgttaca TCCACGtgttacagtccacgtgtttaTAGTCCACGTGTTACAGTCCAcgtttacagtccacgtgtttacagtccacgtgtttacagtccacgtgttacagtccacgtgtttaTAGTCCACGTGTTACA tccacgtgtttacagtccacgtgtttacagtccacgtgtttaTAGTCCACgttacagtccacgtgtttacagtccacgtgtttacagtccacgagtt cagtccacgtgttacagtccacgtgtttacagtccacgtgtttacAGTCCACATGTTTACAGTCCACATGTTTACAGGCCATGTGTTTACAGGCCAT GGGTCTGA
- the lta4h gene encoding leukotriene A-4 hydrolase: MSSDPCSFSCPARCVTKHLNLSLHVDFDRHVISGKAALTVEALEDHFSSLTLDTRDLKVISVSANGQAASFTTGPKHSFKGTPLIITLPFHLSRGQHVIVEATYETSPSATALQWLTAAQTAGKKQPYLFSQCQANHCRSIIPCQDSPSVKHTYYAQVSVPKDLVAVMSAVRDGQEVDPEDGRRVVFRFRQTVPMPSYLIAIVVGALESREIGPRSRVWSEREFVDKAAYEFSETEAMLQAAEDLAGPYVWGQYDVLVLPPSFPYGGMENPCLTFATPTLLAGDKSLSNVIAHEISHSWTGNLVTNKTWEHFWLNEGHTVYLERMIGRCMVSEQFRQFKAMGGWKDLQDSVNTFGANNPLTNLVPSLEEVDPDDAFSSVPYEKGFALLYHLEELMGGPEVFIGFVKSYIQMFAYRSVTTDEWKNYLFTYFKDKVDVLNKVDWNAWMFTPGMPPVKPQYDTTLADACIALSRKWIKATDQDLSSFNESDVKTLSSHQLIEFLSLLLQEDALPLTHVKRMQEVYDLNAVMNSEIRFRWLRLCVRCRWEEAVPMALKMATEQGRMKFTRPLFREVYNFDKFRDEAVRVFLAHRDQMHPVTAGLVAKDLKVDASNTTSL; the protein is encoded by the exons ATGTCTTCAGACCCGTGCTCCTTCTCGTGCCCCGCCAGGTGCGTCACCAAACACCTGAACCTCAGCCTGCACGTGGACTTCGACCGGCACGTGATCAGCGGAAAGGCGGCGCTGACGGTGGAGGCTCTGGAAGACCACTTCTCCTCCCTG ACTTTGGACACCAGGGACCTGAAGGTGATCTCCGTGAGCGCTAATGGACAAGCGGCCTCGTTTACGACTGGCCCCAAACACAGCTTCAAGGGGACGCCGCTGATCATCACGCTGCCCTTCCACCTGTCCAG agggcagCATGTGATCGTGGAGGCGACCTATGAGACGTCACCGTCTGCGACGGCGCTGCAGTGGCTCACCGCCGCACAGACTGCTGGGAAAAAACAGCCCTACTTGTTCAGCCAGTGCCag GCTAATCACTGCAGGAGTATCATTCCCTGTCAAGACAGTCCGTCTGTCAAACACACCTACTACgcccag GTGTCTGTCCCGAAGGACCTGGTGGCCGTGATGAGCGCGGTGAGGGACGGACAGGAAGTGGACCCTGAGGACGGCCGGCGGGTCGtcttcaggttcagacagacg GTGCCCATGCCCTCCTACTTGATCGCCATCGTGGTCGGCGCTTTGGAGAGCAG GGAGATCGGGCCGCGGTCCAGAGTCTGGTCCGAGAGAGAGTTCGTGGACAAGGCAGCCTACGAGTTCTCCGAG acggAGGCCAtgctgcaggctgctgaggaCCTGGCTGGTCCGTATGTTTGGGGTCAGTACGACGTCCTGGTTCTTCCTCCGTCGTTCCCCTACGGAGGAATGGAGAACCCCTGTCTGACCTTCGCCACGCCCACACtgctg GCAGGAGACAAATCTCTGTCCAAT GTGATCGCTCATGAGATCTCCCACAGCTGGACCGGTAACCTGGTGACCAATAAGACATGGGAGCACTTCTG GTTGAACGAGGGTCACACGGTCTACCTGGAGAGGATGATTGGCAGGTGTATGGTCAGCGAGCAGTTCAGACAGTTCAAAGCCATGGGGGGCTGGAAGGACCTGCAGGACTCG GTGAACACATTCGGAGCCAACAACCCTCTGACTAACCTGGTCCCCAGCTTGGAGGAGGTGGACCCTGACGACGCCTTCTCGTCTGTGCCCTACGAGAAAGGCTTCGCTCTGCTGTACCATCTGGAGGAGCTGATGGGGGGGCCAG AGGTGTTCATTGGGTTCGTGAAGTCGTACATCCAGATGTTTGCCTACCGCAGCGTCACCACTGACGAGTGGAAGAACTACCTGTTCACCTACTTCAAAGACAAG GTGGACGTCCTGAACAAGGTGGACTGGAACGCCTGGATGTTCACACCTGGGATGCCTCCAGTGAAACCTCA GTACGACACCACACTGGCCGACGCCTGCATCGCTCTGAGCCGCAAGTGGATCAAG gccaCCGACCAGGACCTGAGCAGCTTCAATGAGTCCGACGTGAAGACGCTTTCGTCCCACCAGCTCATCGAGTTCCtgtccctcctgctgcaggag GACGCTCTCCCTCTGACCCATGTGAAGAGGATGCAGGAGGTTTACGACCTGAACGCCGTCATGAACTCAGAGATCCGCTTCAG GTGGCTGAGGCTGTGCGTTCGGTGCAGGTGGGAGGAGGCGGTTCCCATGGCGCTGAAGATGGCAACGGAGCAGGGCAGGATGAAGTTCACCAGACCTCTCTTCAG agaggtGTATAACTTTGACAAGTTTCGTGATGAGGCCGTTCGTGTGTTCCTGGCTCATCGAGATCAGATGCACCCGGTCACCGCCGGACTGGTCGCCAAGGACCTGAAGGTGGACGCGAGCAACACCACCAGCCTGTAA